Genomic window (Capsicum annuum cultivar UCD-10X-F1 chromosome 10, UCD10Xv1.1, whole genome shotgun sequence):
CCAGGTATGGTGGATCCAATGTCAGCAAGGAAGTTACTCTACAGCTGGACAAGGTGAGGAATTAACAAGGAGAAgcaatagaaaaggaaaaagtaTTGTCCGGCGGTTGGtggaaattttggagaaagaaatcTCATAGTTTCCCAGAGCAAATAGGAAGACTAAAGTAGCCTCAAGTATAGATGCATTTCAACTTTCGGCATTTAATGTCAAATGAGCGATGTTAACGCTGTAGACGGCATAATTAACTTCCTCAGTTCTCTTGAGTGGAACTGAGATTTTGAAACACATGCCCTATCAAACTAACTTCATCATAACTActttacactttttttttaaacaacAATGGTGTCTGGACCAATCTCAATTACACCCAAATCCAATTCCAAGTCGGCTTTCCAAACAcatcctcagtttcatcaaaTCAAGCTTGAGATAGGGATAAGCCATTTGGATCATGTCCAGTTACAAGTAGGATATGTGATGGACAACCAGTATCGCTTCAGATATCTTTTTGATAAGGCAATGTAACTCCAGATAGGAAACACTTCCAATTGTGTTAGTATAGTAATCCTCGAAATCACTATCATTACTATTTACTTTATCTCACTTTATGTGGCATTGTTTGAGCTGGCACGATAATAAGTTAATTAACCTAtgtatttattgattttaataaCCGTGGATCTGGGCCATCTTCTAtgtacctcgactaattccacaggTACCTGCTACCTCCCGCCTGCACCAGTAACggataactctgtccaccaagccTTGGACAGATAGAAAACTATCACCCAGTATTTTGGCACACTCCACTGAGATTCTATTTTGGGACCTCATGGTTCTCagcccacttcattgaccactagacCACACCCTTGGGTGCCTGCGGGCTGCGTATTCATATTATATTAGTAAAAGTAGAAAGAAAGACTATAGTATGACAgtctttgaattttttgaaacatGTCTCTGTAGCTCGTACAAAAGTTTTTCACCCTTCGAAGTGTGTCAAGAAAGTATGTACCATTAATTGGATGTGGAGTACCCAATTATCTCAATTTTTCTTCATTAGCATGTTTACTATTTTGTCATTATACCTTCGACAGCAACTTACACTGTTTACTTGAAATAAccagaaaaattaaaatgaaactaATCATTGTAAACAGAAACCATTCTATCGCAAACAACCTCAAACAAAATGGTGATTCATGCAATGTAAAATAATGTGATCCACACAGTTTGCAGTCAAACGGCCAGCATGCACGCAGATGTCATTGACAGAACACATATTGTAAAGGGAAAGAGAACAAAAACACACCTCAAGAAGTAGCCATGTTCTGCGGCAAGACCCAGCTTCCTACAAGGAGAAAACCATTTGTCCAGGCTGTCTCTTCCCCTTCCACTAACAATAAAGACAGCATTGTTTTGATCAGCACAAATCCTATTCAGGATTGAGATAATTTCAGCACTTGGAGACTTGATGATAGAGTTCTGGGGCATCATAGTTCCGTCATAGTCCAGGAATATGGCCCTGCTCTTAGATTTAATATAAGCTGACTcgatatcatcaattgaaagttttctaaaatttggaTCTAGGGCCACAACTCTGAATccaaaacccaaaccaattccATAGCATCTTTTTCTGAAGTGATCCATACAGGTCCTCTCCATATCCTGCAAGAAGCTTCTTGCCCAATAACCAACATCATGAGTGCTAACATAACGATAATGCTTTTCATGTCGTAGCTCCTTCTCTGGTTCAGCCATAGATATAGCCTCATTCATTGCTTCAGCAGTTGCTTCAACATTCCACGGGTTGACGCGGATTGCCCCACTCAATGAAGGTGAACACCCAATGAATTCAGATACAACTAACATGCTCTTCTTAGGCCCATCCACATCTGAATCAGCTTCTGAGCCAGACATGCCCTGTCTACAAGCAATGTACTCATAAGGAGTAAGGTTCATCCCGTCCCTCACAGCTGTGACAACAACACATTCTGCAATACTGTAATAAGCCATGCGTTCACTGCTTGATATAGGCCTATCGATGTAAACTACAGGTTCATATCCAGGCTTACCAAACTGCTTATTGATTCTCTTACAGCTTTCCAGTATCTCCGCCTGTATTTCCTTTAAATCTATTCCTTTACCCCTTGTAGGATTCGCAATCTGGACCAAAACAGCTTGCCCCTGCCACTTGGGGTGCATTTTGAGCATGTGTTCCATAGCTAGAAGCTTTAAATTAATACCTTTGAAAATATCCAGATCGTCGAAACCAAGCAACACAGTTTTTCCTTCAAATTGCTGCTTTAGTTCCTTAAGCTTTAACTCTTTCGCTGCAACTTTCTTCATGTTCTCAATGTGACCCATATGTATTCCAACAGGCATAATCTTGATGCCGACTGTCCTTCCATAGTATTCTAACCCTATATAACCTCTTTTAGACTGAtactctatgcctaacatccgacTGCAACAAGAGAGGAAGTGTCGTGCATAGTCGAAGGTGTGGAATCCAATAATGTCAGCACAGAGCAAAGCCTTGAGTATTTCCTCTCTAACAGGAAGAGTCCTGTAAATCTCAGAGGAAGGAAACGGACTGTGAAGGAAAAAACCCATCCTCAAACGATTGAACCGCCTCCTTAAGAATGTAGGCAACACCATCAAATGATAATCATGAATCCAAACAAAGTCGTCCTCGGGATTAAGAACCTCAACTACTTTCTGTGAAAACAACTTGTTGGCAGATACATATGCTTCCCACATAGAGCGATCAAACCGGCCTCCGTGATCAGGTGAAAATGGCAACATGTAATGAAAAAGTGGCCACAAATGCCTCTTACAGAAACCCTCATAATATTTTTCCACAATATTTGGTGGAAGAAATGCAGGAACACATCTAAACTTTTCCAACAGATAACTAGATACATCATCCTGTTCAATAGGATCAATATCAACACATAACGACCCAACATATATCACTTCCACGTCTTCAGGCAAACCATCCCTAATTCTCAAAATTAACGAGTCCTCATTCCAATTAAAGCTCCAGCCTTTATTGTCTGGTCTCCTTTTTGCTTTCAGGGGCAACAGATTTGCCACTACAATCATCCGATCACCGGCTAGTGAAGATGGATTCTCAGATGAAACACTATGAGCCTGATCATCATCCATCTCACATATACTCCCAGGTAGTGTCATCACCCGTGGCATCCGCCTCCGATCCCTATCTCTTCCCATTGTCGGAAAATTCCCGGATGCCAAATCCAAAAGGTTGGTATACGATCTCGAAATCATTTTTACTAATATTCCTCAGTGTATTTTCCAAGAGCAAAGACGTCTTCTTACAATGCAACCTCAACCCCTTAATCGGCTAGTTCTTAATAACCTGCAATGACGTCAAACAGTACAAGTTACAaataacaatagcaacaacaaaatTACCTGAGTCCCAAACTAGTAGGGTTGGTCTATATGAACCCTCTATATTCATTCATTTCTTTTTCAGCCTAATTCAATGCGATACATCAAACACTACGACTTCACATACacaaaaccatttttattaatattcttCAGCCTATTTTCCTGGTGCAAAAACGTCTTCCTACAATGCAACCTCAACCAATTAATTGGATAGTTCTTAGTTACAGGCAACAACATCAACCAGAACAAGTTACAAATTAAAAACAGCAACAACGAGAATGCCTCAGTCCCAAACTAGTAGGGTCGGTTTATATGAACCATCTATATTCACTCTTTCAAGCCGAAGGTCTATCGGGAaaaacctctctatctctatgaGGTAGTGGTAAAGCTTGCGTACCAAAGtgtaccctccccagaccccacttgtgggattacacgggatatgttgttgttattgttctatCTACAttcattcttccttttttttcggCCTAATTCATTGCAATACATCAAATACTACTTCTTCACATACAACTAGCAAACATAAAATCCTAGCCCAACATTTCCCAATTTGTCAGAGACcataaatccaaatccaaattacaacatattcagtgtaatcccacaagtggagtcCGGGGAGGTAGAGTGTACTCAGACCTTACGCCTATCTCGTAATGATAGAGATACTGTTTCCAACTCCCAACATTTCCCAATCAGTCACTGACCATAAATTCAAATCAcaggaaaaaatagaaagaaagaaaaagcacTTAGTCGAAATAAATCAGACAATATACCAAAGCATATGATCTTTAAACTACGCCACAGTATCTAAACACATCATTCCCAAATCTTGATTTtcagaaaaattaaacaaacaaacactTCAGTCCCAAACTAGTTGGGTCAGTCTATATGAACCCTCTATAttcattctttccttttttccgGCCTAATTCATAACAATACATCAAACACTACGACTTCACATACAACAACAATcaatgttgctcagactcttcaaaactATCGACAGGTGCAAGTCCATGCCGGATactccaaaagtagtgcattttggagaatccaacacggGTGTGACAACAATTTTGGAGAGTCCACGCAACATagacaacaacatatccagtgtaatcccacaagtggagcCTGGGAAAGCTAGactgtacgcagaccttacccctacctcatagAGATAGAGAGACTATTTCCAACTCCCAACATTTCCCAATCAGTCACATGGAAAGAAAAAACACTAACTGAAATAAAACAGACGAACCCATATAAGGTAACAAGTGAAAACCATGATCTTTAAACTACATCACAATATACAAATACTTTCAACATTCCAAAATCTTGATTTTCAgataaattaaacaaacaaaatgCAACTTCAACCCCTAAATTGGGTAGTTCTTAATTACCTGCAACAACATCAAAGAGTACATGTTACATATAACAGTAACGGCTCAGTACCAAATTAGTAGGGCCAGTCTACATGAACTCTCTATATTCATTCTTCCCATTTTTTTCGGCCTAATTCATTGCAATACACCAAACACTACAACTTCATATACAAGAacaacctatgttgctcggactcttcaaaaacaTCACAACTGCATGTTGGATACTCCAAAAGTAATACATTTTGGAGAAtataaacaacaacatacctagtgtaatcccacaagtggggtccgGAGACGCTAGAcagtatgcagaccttacccatATAAAGTAACAACTGAAAAAAATGATCTTTAAACTACATCAcaatatacaaatacaacattCCAAAACCATGATTTTCAGTTAAATTAAACAAACAATAATGCCTCAGTCCCAAACTAGTAGGATCAGTCTTCAtgaacctatgttgctcggactcatCAAAAAAATCAACAGGTGAATGTTGGATACTCCAAAAGTAGTACATTTTGGAGAAtgtaaacaacaacatacccagtgcaaTCCCACAAGTGGAGTCCAGAGGCGCTAGactgtatgcagaccttacccacATAAAGTAACAGCCGAAAAAAATGATCTTTAAAGTACATCACAATATACAAACACACCATGCCAAAATCTTGATTTTCAGTTAAATTAAACAAACAATAATGCCTCAATCCCAACTAGTAGGATCAGTCTGTATGaacctatgttgcttggactcttcaaaaatatcaacaaGTGCATGTTGGAT
Coding sequences:
- the LOC107845360 gene encoding probable alpha,alpha-trehalose-phosphate synthase [UDP-forming] 7 gives rise to the protein MISRSYTNLLDLASGNFPTMGRDRDRRRMPRVMTLPGSICEMDDDQAHSVSSENPSSLAGDRMIVVANLLPLKAKRRPDNKGWSFNWNEDSLILRIRDGLPEDVEVIYVGSLCVDIDPIEQDDVSSYLLEKFRCVPAFLPPNIVEKYYEGFCKRHLWPLFHYMLPFSPDHGGRFDRSMWEAYVSANKLFSQKVVEVLNPEDDFVWIHDYHLMVLPTFLRRRFNRLRMGFFLHSPFPSSEIYRTLPVREEILKALLCADIIGFHTFDYARHFLSCCSRMLGIEYQSKRGYIGLEYYGRTVGIKIMPVGIHMGHIENMKKVAAKELKLKELKQQFEGKTVLLGFDDLDIFKGINLKLLAMEHMLKMHPKWQGQAVLVQIANPTRGKGIDLKEIQAEILESCKRINKQFGKPGYEPVVYIDRPISSSERMAYYSIAECVVVTAVRDGMNLTPYEYIACRQGMSGSEADSDVDGPKKSMLVVSEFIGCSPSLSGAIRVNPWNVEATAEAMNEAISMAEPEKELRHEKHYRYVSTHDVGYWARSFLQDMERTCMDHFRKRCYGIGLGFGFRVVALDPNFRKLSIDDIESAYIKSKSRAIFLDYDGTMMPQNSIIKSPSAEIISILNRICADQNNAVFIVSGRGRDSLDKWFSPCRKLGLAAEHGYFLRWSQDQEWEMCSQNSDFGWMHLAEPVMQSYTDSTDGSCIEKKESAIVWQYRDADPGFGFSQAKEMLDHLESVLANEPVAVKSGQFIVEVKPQGVSKGLVAEKIFTSLAERGKMADFVLCIGDDRSDEDMFEIIDDALSRNILSYDTKVFACTVGQKPSKAKYYLDDTSEVRFMLESLAEATITPYTSDEEAADSA